Proteins from one Staphylococcus sp. IVB6214 genomic window:
- the hutI gene encoding imidazolonepropionase: MNDLIIQNIKQLILPKSTDRPLKGKELDELKIVENGTVVVKDGRIVYSGPYTDEYEAQEVIDASHSVVSPALVDAHTHLVHCGSREHEMSLKRQGLSYLEILEQGGGILSTVEATRTATEDELFEKAEHDLLTMIHHGVLAVESKSGYGLDKENELKQLYVSRRLQEKYGIEMRHTFLGPHAVPKEAASNEAFLQEMIDLLPEVKELADFADIFCETGVFSIEDSKRYIQAAKAQGFRVKIHADEIDPLGGLGLAIDEGAISADHLVAASDEDKEKLANTDTVAVLLPGTTFYLGKNDYADARGMLENNGAIAIATDFNPGSCVTNNLQMVMAIAALKLKLSPNEVWNAVTVNAAKAMDVDAGTINEGDKANIVLWHAPNHEYIPYHYGINHVDTVIHEGHVIVRKDLTLK, translated from the coding sequence ATGAATGATTTAATCATCCAAAACATTAAACAATTGATTTTACCAAAATCGACAGATCGCCCATTAAAAGGAAAAGAATTGGACGAATTGAAGATTGTTGAAAATGGAACAGTTGTTGTAAAAGACGGTCGAATTGTTTATTCGGGTCCTTATACAGATGAATATGAAGCACAAGAAGTGATTGATGCGTCACACAGTGTTGTTTCCCCTGCACTCGTAGATGCACATACACATCTCGTGCACTGTGGTTCTCGTGAACATGAGATGTCGTTGAAACGCCAAGGCCTGTCATATCTTGAAATTTTAGAACAAGGTGGAGGTATCTTATCAACAGTTGAAGCTACGAGAACAGCAACAGAAGATGAGCTGTTTGAGAAGGCTGAACATGATTTGTTGACGATGATTCATCACGGCGTATTAGCTGTTGAGAGTAAGAGTGGCTATGGCTTAGATAAAGAAAATGAACTGAAGCAATTATATGTATCACGCCGTTTGCAAGAGAAGTATGGCATTGAGATGCGTCATACGTTCTTAGGACCACATGCTGTTCCAAAAGAAGCGGCATCTAATGAAGCTTTCTTGCAAGAGATGATTGACTTATTGCCTGAAGTGAAAGAACTTGCAGACTTTGCGGACATTTTCTGTGAAACAGGTGTCTTTTCAATAGAAGATTCAAAGCGCTATATCCAAGCAGCGAAAGCACAAGGCTTCCGTGTGAAAATTCATGCCGATGAAATCGATCCGCTAGGTGGACTTGGTTTAGCGATTGATGAAGGTGCGATTTCAGCAGATCACTTAGTCGCAGCAAGTGATGAAGATAAAGAGAAGTTAGCAAATACAGATACTGTGGCGGTATTATTACCGGGAACAACGTTCTATCTCGGCAAAAATGATTATGCAGATGCAAGGGGTATGCTTGAGAACAATGGTGCCATTGCCATTGCAACAGACTTCAACCCGGGTAGCTGTGTGACAAATAACTTACAAATGGTGATGGCGATTGCTGCGTTGAAGTTGAAGTTATCTCCGAATGAAGTATGGAATGCAGTAACGGTGAATGCGGCGAAAGCAATGGATGTCGATGCAGGTACGATTAATGAAGGTGATAAAGCCAATATCGTCCTATGGCATGCACCAAACCATGAGTACATTCCTTATCACTATGGTATCAACCATGTCGATACAGTGATACACGAAGGACACGTTATCGTTAGAAAAGATTTAACTTTAAAATAA
- the hutU gene encoding urocanate hydratase — translation MSRVVKAKKGLDIECKGWEQEAVLRMLYNNLDPEVAEHPDKLVVYGGIGKAARNWESFDAIVNTLRRLESDETMLVQSGKPVAVFKTHEEAPRVLLSNSVLVPKWANWEHFHELDRKGLMMYGQMTAGSWIYIGSQGIVQGTYETFAELANQHFNGSLKGTITLTAGLGGMGGAQPLAVTMNEGVVIGVDVDPSRIEKRIETRYCDIITYSLDEALERAQDAKEKGEALAIGLVGNAAEVHHEILQRGFKIDIVTDQTSAHDPLNGYVPEGYSLEEADTLRETDPERYVTLSKQSMKKHVEAMLAFQQQGAVAFDYGNNIRQVAFDEGLEHAFDFPGFVPAYIRPLFCEGKGPFRFAALSGDPKDIERADELMRELFPEDEKLMRWLDMATEKIAFQGLPSRIAWLGYGDRAKMGLALNELVRKGEISAPIVIGRDHLDAGSVASPNRETESMKDGSDAVGDWAILNALVNTAAGGSWISVHHGGGVGMGYSLHAGMVVVADGTERAERRLKRVLTTDPGMGVVRHADAGYDIAIETAKQKDVDMPMITRKGEDK, via the coding sequence ATGTCTAGAGTTGTAAAAGCGAAAAAAGGTTTAGATATTGAGTGTAAAGGATGGGAGCAAGAAGCAGTTTTACGCATGTTATACAACAATTTAGATCCTGAAGTTGCAGAACACCCAGATAAGCTTGTTGTTTATGGTGGTATCGGTAAAGCTGCACGTAACTGGGAGTCATTTGATGCGATTGTCAATACATTGCGTCGCTTAGAAAGTGATGAGACAATGCTTGTACAATCAGGAAAACCAGTTGCTGTGTTCAAGACACACGAAGAAGCACCACGTGTTTTACTGTCTAACTCTGTACTTGTACCCAAATGGGCAAACTGGGAACACTTCCATGAGTTGGATCGTAAAGGCTTAATGATGTATGGTCAAATGACAGCAGGAAGTTGGATTTATATCGGTTCTCAAGGGATTGTACAAGGGACTTATGAGACGTTTGCCGAGCTTGCCAATCAACACTTTAATGGTTCATTAAAAGGAACAATTACTTTGACGGCAGGTCTTGGAGGCATGGGTGGTGCTCAGCCACTTGCAGTCACAATGAATGAAGGAGTTGTGATTGGCGTAGACGTGGATCCGTCACGTATTGAAAAGCGTATTGAGACACGCTACTGCGATATAATTACTTATTCGTTGGATGAAGCACTTGAACGTGCACAAGATGCGAAAGAGAAGGGTGAAGCACTTGCGATTGGTTTAGTTGGCAACGCAGCAGAAGTGCATCACGAAATTTTACAACGTGGCTTCAAGATTGATATTGTGACAGACCAAACATCTGCACACGATCCATTGAATGGTTATGTACCTGAAGGGTATTCATTGGAAGAGGCGGATACGTTGCGTGAAACAGATCCAGAACGCTACGTGACATTATCGAAGCAATCGATGAAAAAACATGTAGAAGCGATGCTTGCATTCCAACAACAAGGTGCAGTTGCATTTGATTACGGTAATAATATTCGACAAGTGGCATTCGATGAAGGGTTGGAACATGCTTTTGACTTTCCAGGTTTCGTACCAGCATATATTCGACCATTGTTCTGTGAAGGAAAAGGGCCTTTCCGCTTTGCCGCACTGTCGGGTGATCCGAAAGATATCGAACGTGCAGACGAATTGATGCGTGAATTGTTCCCTGAAGATGAAAAACTGATGCGTTGGTTAGATATGGCAACTGAAAAAATTGCATTCCAAGGCTTACCATCACGCATTGCATGGCTTGGTTATGGTGATCGTGCCAAAATGGGACTTGCATTGAATGAATTAGTGCGTAAAGGTGAAATTTCTGCACCTATCGTTATCGGACGAGACCATTTAGATGCAGGTTCGGTAGCGTCACCAAACCGTGAGACAGAATCAATGAAAGACGGTTCGGATGCAGTTGGTGACTGGGCGATTTTAAATGCGCTTGTGAATACGGCTGCAGGTGGATCATGGATTTCTGTGCATCATGGTGGCGGTGTCGGTATGGGTTATTCATTACATGCCGGTATGGTAGTTGTAGCAGATGGAACAGAACGTGCAGAGCGTAGATTGAAGCGCGTCTTGACAACAGATCCTGGTATGGGTGTTGTAAGACATGCTGATGCAGGTTATGATATTGCGATTGAAACAGCGAAACAGAAAGATGTTGATATGCCAATGATTACACGTAAAGGTGAGGATAAATAA
- a CDS encoding YjiH family protein, whose protein sequence is MNRHQRETRRNDMKGKDMWQFWVYSGLGIICFFIPLRLGDNETILVDHAHLSFRALMGEAMPYLALAMILVGALLPLKRKDFQKSVTDAILVIFKILGAIIGVMYVFKIGPAILFKESYGPFLFDKLMMPLSVLIPIGAVALSLLVGYGLLEFIGVLMQPIMRPIFKTPGKSAIDAVASFVGSYSLGLLITNRVYKDGMYNKKEAVIIATGFSTVSATFMVIVARTLDLMNHWNLYFWLCLIITFTVTAISAHLPPISRESEAYYDDQQGEQEEAVEGSRLVAAWQEAKKQSHQSLPLLKNIWVNIKDGLEMTIAILPSILSIGFIGLLLADYTPVIDWLSYIFYPVVYLFPIADQALLAKASAISIIEMFLPSLIAAQAALEVRFVVAITSVSAIIFFSALVPCILATEIKIPVWKLAAIWFIRVVLTLLITIPISLLIF, encoded by the coding sequence ATGAATAGACACCAACGAGAAACACGAAGGAATGACATGAAGGGGAAAGACATGTGGCAGTTCTGGGTGTACAGTGGACTCGGTATTATTTGTTTTTTCATACCACTGCGATTAGGGGACAATGAAACGATTCTAGTCGATCATGCGCATTTAAGTTTTAGAGCATTGATGGGAGAAGCAATGCCTTACTTAGCTTTAGCGATGATATTAGTCGGTGCGTTGTTACCATTGAAAAGAAAAGATTTTCAGAAGTCCGTGACAGATGCAATTTTAGTCATATTCAAAATATTGGGGGCTATCATCGGGGTTATGTATGTCTTCAAAATAGGACCCGCAATTCTATTCAAAGAAAGTTACGGTCCGTTCCTATTCGATAAATTAATGATGCCATTAAGTGTACTTATTCCAATCGGTGCAGTGGCACTCTCATTGTTAGTCGGTTATGGACTTTTGGAATTTATCGGCGTACTCATGCAACCGATTATGCGACCAATATTCAAAACACCGGGTAAGTCAGCGATTGATGCGGTAGCGTCATTTGTCGGCAGTTATTCATTAGGATTGTTGATTACGAATCGCGTATACAAAGATGGGATGTATAATAAAAAAGAAGCAGTCATTATTGCGACTGGCTTTTCCACTGTATCTGCGACGTTCATGGTGATTGTAGCGCGGACACTTGACTTAATGAATCACTGGAATCTCTATTTCTGGCTCTGTTTAATCATTACGTTCACAGTAACAGCTATTTCCGCACATCTACCACCGATTTCTAGAGAGTCGGAAGCTTATTATGATGATCAACAAGGTGAGCAGGAAGAAGCAGTAGAGGGGAGCCGCCTTGTTGCAGCATGGCAAGAAGCGAAAAAGCAATCTCATCAGTCGTTACCATTGTTAAAAAATATTTGGGTGAATATCAAGGATGGCTTAGAGATGACGATTGCAATCTTACCATCTATTCTATCCATTGGGTTTATTGGCTTGTTATTGGCAGATTACACACCTGTGATTGATTGGCTGAGTTATATTTTTTATCCAGTCGTTTATTTGTTCCCAATCGCTGATCAAGCATTGCTGGCAAAAGCATCAGCAATATCCATTATTGAAATGTTTCTGCCATCATTAATCGCAGCACAAGCAGCATTAGAAGTTAGATTTGTTGTCGCAATCACGAGTGTTTCGGCGATCATTTTCTTCTCAGCATTAGTACCGTGTATTTTGGCTACTGAGATTAAAATTCCTGTTTGGAAACTTGCTGCAATCTGGTTTATCCGTGTTGTTTTGACATTATTAATTACGATTCCAATCAGTTTATTGATTTTCTAA
- a CDS encoding LysR family transcriptional regulator — MKIVQLEYFIEVVNRNSFTKAAQALHISQPSLTATIKKMEHDLGYQLLKRSTKEMTITEKGIQFYNHAVTLVQQYHQTMERMYDLKLSQTPKIKMSTIESTAYWVSIVIQQHQQKHPDQHYQITETLNPEILAQKLINFELHLGISNDQIRHEDVVSVPLYEEDYVLLVPEDQFSQQKSISIKGLPLIVPNKPYQVRKHIEDYFTHLEERPNIVMEVERFEAATNFVHQGMGYAVIPRMYYQSRHTQRLSAIKILPTIKRTIYINYARHRQYGSHVQDLVAACQHYWGTV; from the coding sequence ATGAAAATCGTACAGTTGGAATACTTTATTGAAGTCGTCAACCGCAATAGTTTTACGAAAGCAGCTCAAGCATTACACATCAGTCAACCTTCACTCACAGCAACTATAAAAAAAATGGAACACGACTTAGGTTATCAGCTCTTAAAACGCAGTACGAAAGAGATGACTATTACTGAAAAAGGCATACAATTTTACAATCATGCTGTGACATTAGTGCAACAGTATCATCAAACGATGGAACGCATGTATGACTTGAAATTGAGTCAAACACCAAAAATTAAAATGTCTACAATTGAATCAACGGCTTATTGGGTTTCCATAGTCATCCAGCAACATCAGCAAAAACATCCGGATCAGCATTATCAAATTACCGAGACATTAAATCCGGAAATACTCGCACAGAAACTTATTAACTTTGAACTACATCTAGGGATTTCTAACGATCAAATACGTCATGAAGATGTCGTATCCGTTCCTTTATATGAAGAAGATTACGTCTTACTCGTTCCTGAAGATCAGTTCTCACAACAAAAATCTATCTCAATTAAAGGGCTGCCACTCATCGTTCCGAACAAACCCTATCAAGTTCGTAAGCATATCGAGGATTATTTCACACATTTGGAAGAACGACCAAATATCGTCATGGAAGTCGAACGTTTTGAAGCGGCGACGAACTTTGTTCACCAAGGTATGGGCTATGCGGTAATTCCAAGAATGTACTATCAGTCACGCCACACACAGCGCTTGAGTGCCATCAAAATTCTCCCAACCATCAAGCGGACTATTTATATTAACTATGCACGCCATCGCCAATACGGTTCACATGTTCAAGATTTAGTGGCAGCTTGTCAGCATTATTGGGGGACAGTCTAA
- the hutG gene encoding formimidoylglutamase codes for MYQQPNKDIWTGRLDSESDRAAFRHFQTVAFGDLSSEVEDNPGVALLGYAIDEGVALNQGRIGAKEGPDAIRRAFSGLPTMSDMPITDYGNVTHDADTLYETQQAFGQYVSQLLQQHSRTFLLGGGHDIAYAQYLGVRAANPGKSIGVINIDAHFDNRYAETSTSGTSFRQMLEQDEQLDYFVLGIQRAGNTQSLFDYADESQTEYVLADELKGRIDPRIRNKIESFIHQHDVILFTICMDVIDSAYAPGVSAPAVLGLMPGVVLELAERILQSDKVTSLSIAEMNPTYDIDNRTAKLIAHMLTYLIHD; via the coding sequence ATGTATCAACAGCCAAATAAAGACATATGGACAGGTCGTTTAGATAGTGAATCAGATCGTGCTGCATTTCGCCATTTTCAAACGGTTGCGTTTGGTGACCTGTCGTCTGAAGTAGAAGATAATCCAGGTGTTGCACTGCTCGGTTATGCAATTGATGAAGGTGTAGCCTTGAATCAAGGGCGCATCGGTGCCAAAGAAGGTCCAGACGCTATCCGACGAGCATTTTCTGGATTACCAACGATGTCAGATATGCCAATCACTGACTACGGCAATGTGACGCATGATGCCGATACATTATATGAAACGCAGCAAGCCTTTGGACAATATGTCTCGCAACTATTACAACAACACTCACGCACATTCTTGCTTGGTGGTGGGCATGATATTGCATATGCACAGTATCTGGGTGTGCGCGCAGCCAATCCGGGGAAATCTATTGGTGTGATTAATATCGATGCACACTTTGACAATCGTTATGCGGAAACGTCCACATCAGGTACAAGCTTTCGTCAAATGCTGGAACAAGATGAACAATTGGATTACTTTGTTTTAGGTATTCAACGTGCTGGTAATACGCAGAGCTTGTTCGATTATGCCGATGAAAGTCAAACTGAATACGTTCTTGCAGATGAATTGAAGGGACGTATTGATCCACGTATTCGTAATAAAATCGAGAGCTTTATTCATCAACACGATGTCATTTTGTTTACGATATGTATGGATGTCATTGATAGTGCATATGCACCGGGTGTAAGTGCGCCGGCAGTGTTAGGCTTAATGCCGGGTGTGGTCTTAGAGTTGGCGGAACGTATATTACAGTCAGATAAAGTGACGTCTTTGAGTATCGCAGAGATGAATCCAACATACGATATTGACAATCGAACGGCAAAGCTGATTGCACATATGCTGACGTATCTGATTCATGATTAA